Within the Miscanthus floridulus cultivar M001 chromosome 2, ASM1932011v1, whole genome shotgun sequence genome, the region tggtagttCCTTTCCCTTTTCCTCTCCCTCTAGACGACCTTTCAGACATTAGTACTGTAATAAAAGAAAATGCTGAGGAGTATTCTTCtttcttgttgtgtgtgtgaatgagagggagtgagtggttatttataggttgagagcaggaatggaggcctctcaatgtgccgtgtcagcgatccgtgtgcctcttcacctcagcctttagatcaaacagtcataagatggatggtggagatagagtggagttgtgcttccttgcatacCAGTACTATGTTAGTGAAGTGATAAATAGTTGCTGTccttgtatctgaaaagtctatttttattatctgaaaagcatagattcgttcactgttgctcTGTAACTCTATATTCATCTACAAAGCATATGTACGATGCTTTTGGATTATACACGTTCTAATAATTTTatatttaatctgtgtactatatttgtgcctttttagcagtgtagtatgattaatgattcACGGAAAAAATTCGTAAGAGTTTCCCttattttaggagcatccacagttacaaacagagacatcattatatattctaaatatttaatcatccaaggagcaaaatgcaaccacaacgaacatcacaaccaacataatatgtcatgcacagtccaaatagtctacaatatccatacagtcccaaatagttacagaaaaataaatataaaatccataatagtgcatactaacaactaccacatccctcatcgcctcctactcttgcccttacccttatgaccgagagcgctcgtacctagagtgtaagggtcataCGGACGACGTCGCTTAGTGCCTGGAGGCgatgtaggatgagtcgagggagcgtcatggagctaagaggggccaagctcctcgtgcctcttgtccacgtcGTCGTTGTCGTCTTTCTCGTCCTTGTCCCCATCCCCTGTAGTTATttggctagaggaacccaagcctcctctgtccgcggaaggaacgtacacgtcttgcgtcgtgtctATCCTGCAACCACAATGATCAGTCGCACAGAGTAGACGACGTGAcaacctctgttgtacaaaattatgttaactaaaagaatgcaatgtattaatgatatgtttgaaagaatatttttaatcttacgtctaggaagctaagcatgtagtcgtccctgactcttggcCGAATGCGCTTAATCTCTTCAACtaagcatttgagtgtattgtcCTGCAATAAAGTTTttagtaataatacttctgaacagatagcaatagattttgttttcttttgtacaagaatctaacgtattataaagggtgatacggctcgaaggtgacactaactaaaatagataactcctaatgtcggttcAAGAACGCCTAATGTACTATTGTGCAGcttaacgtagaaaaataaggcaattggcttaccactctatccaagatcAGTCCCGCCTCCACCTGTCTTCCTGCACGAGTCGATTGGTCGTACGTCGTGTCTTTATTATCAGAGGACTTGATGTtagcgtagtcatcttctgtccactgtACCCTTAGCCTGCAACATGTCGCACGCTGgaaccaagcttggtaccgcctgaactcatggttcgtgtgtggctcgttgttgttatccatgttgtcgtgcatctcctcttGCTCAATGAAgaactggtggtgcttctcctagtcaaaaatcttcttgttcttctgcTCTCGCACGACATTAAGTACCCCTCTGTCTGCTccaatgatggtgcaaaggtgcatactcctctatctgctctcgcacggcattaagtatgccctagtgcctatcagatatgacgtcAACCTCCTTgctaggcccaaccacatgtacttgaactagcctcaagaaccatccccaactgtcattgttctccttctcaaccaaaacaaatgtcaaaggaaccaacttgttgttcacaTCACAGAATAtagctataagaagtgtgccctggtatttactaatcaagaacgtaccaccaatggagaagatgggatgacagtgcctaaaggcatcgacacactaagggaagcaccagaaagcacaaAAGAATATCGTCTCCCATCCtttcatgcatttggttttgagatgtactcataatgcatgtctAGATttaccgctttgattgcattgaaaagaactagcAGCTGCttatacccatcctcccagtccccatatatcatcttccacgctcgctgcttagccctctatgctttaccataagttatcacataacctctatacaacgcctcaacggtcctgataattgtcctcaccttcatattgggttctccctgcaaaattcccatcaaccgcttggcaatgagggtagatgtcaactgtcgatgcctcagtgtcagctcatggtcagcacaattgtgtggcccgacaacttttatgATCTTCCATTTTTCACtgacctgttgcttccttgcacaaaccctccatgggcagtgttctttgtcacacacaactgtgtaacgacactccgcatatgaatgcaataccttgtaaggtctctttcatatCACTGTAAAAGCCTGCAActacctcttcaatgcagggaggtcattgaacatcctcctattctcaattaccatgttaggaccggcctcaggagcttataggagctcatcatcatgtccttctacaAACGcttgatcggaatgagcaagatcgctgaacttgtAAACTCTAGGATCATAACGACCAAGAAAGATACGCcttagcatctcaacatcactctctgtcaacTCTCCAACAGGGTGACCATcattagaatcaagagccctagccatctcatatggcttcgaatcatgcataatttcaatactattggagccacaaaatccatctccaaagtgcacttgcgcagtaacagagggcacatccacattcttaggaatgtcttctgcaacataagtagagaaatgaggaaagaatgaaagaaatagatgtaagaaatggggtaagctcccaaaaactatgcggttaagacacttactcagatgattctgtgtcaaagagatctcatgaggaggatctgccacagaaatatgagtctgacaaccatctccaactaccgcattaGGGGCAGATTGAGTATTAGGAACTGTAGGTGCAATCTCCATATGCATATAAGGTTATGGAACAAGAGGGTCGATGTGTGTCTGCTGATCCATTGGTGGggaaacccatgagggatgggatcaactaaaacccgatgcacaaccacgtccaaacattgcagctggctcttcatagccgatctcatatagttctcccactgatccgcacaaccaattgagatcattcgcctaaggatgttgggaggagaacctaggtgcaatacaccatcaactgcaatgccatcatctccaaggcaatacagctcctcctgagcccttgcaaccatctcactaaataaaggcctatcattgaatagcacaggcatgcTTTGCATATCAACAAACTCAATATATCCATAGCGATTGTTTTTAACGGTGCCtctatgatatatggtcactaggttgtccatctagttcaaaacataacgaaacacatgtcctatAGTCCAAATTAGATGATAAATAGCACCTAACAAGtattttctaactacaaactaagtaaataagataataactatgtatatatatacaatgtactcactaaatagctagatcatatttaattaactaaatatgtaactacatatctaagtagctatctaactatatctatgtacctatgtatctatgtttctatctatctacatatatatctcattagATCACTAATTAAATCAACTatatgagtcatcacattaactagtaaataacaaatgccaactaagtaggtacattgtatattcataatttttatctTTCCAACGACTGATCCGCGGACGTCGATGGAGTCGTAGCGGACGACGGGCGTGGGTTAGGCCGACGATCCGGGCCGGCGGTGGCACGGGCGGCCGCTGCAGGTGGCGAGGCCGACGATGGTGCGGGCGACGATAGTtgtggcgcgcggcgggcgcgggatgcCTGGGGCTCCGTgcggcgagtccggctcgacggACGTGGGAGGCATGGCGGCCACGCctgaggccggcggtggagggcgacaaggcggggcgaggccaagGCGAGGAGAGGGCGCGGCGCGGCCGCAGGAACCGGTGAGGGAACCAGGCATGGGCGGAGGGGCGCTGGCCGCGGTGCGGCGTGGGCGGCCAGCCGCGGGCAACGACGCGGCGTGGGGGGACGGCACGGCCGCGAGGCGCAGCGCTCCTGCACGACCTCAGGGCGCGGGCCATCCATGGTGGCGCTCGATGGGCTCGGGGCACGGGGCGTCCGCGGTGGTGCAGCGCAGCGCAGGCGAGGGCAGCCGGTGGAGGCGTGtgcacgggcggcggcggcggcggcgaagctcTGCTATGCTCTGttagggtgagagagggagaggaagagaggggcgGGGCCCATAGGTAATaaaggctcggcgccagtcactttggcgccgagctcggcgccaagatctacgatgTCGAACTCggcgccagggtgactggcgccgagcttcctgccATGTCAATTTCCACGTTCGCTTCGAGCCTAGGAGCTCGGCGGTAGGGACGCTGacaccgagacgtgttagctcggcgccagtatcaatggcgccgagccaagggtccacaTTCTTAAATCTTTCCTTCAggagtctatttgtgagaaactttcaaaaaaaagaactaaaaagtaaaaaaattcGGCCCCCCTCCCTCCATGCGGCTGCCGTTACAACCATTAGCCCTTACATGGATGCGACTTCAATCCACGTGTGTTGAAGTGAAATAGAATGGAAATTAGTTTAAtttcacttcaatccacatgtgttacaATGATATGAAATAAAACTTACACATGTGTATTGAGATGAATATATACGCATCTAAATAAGGCCTTAGATGGTTGTGCCATTAGCTTATCAATTACTGTTTTGTTCTAAAATAAATTACAATTCTATAATTCAAAATTTGTTTCAGAAATGATCTATGTAGATATGAGATGTAATGAACTCTAGGCTTACAGCAGCAGCAAAAATATTTTTCTTGTGTTAGAAAAACAGTCCTCTATCTAAAGCTTTGGAGTATAGACGCTTCTCGTTTACTTGTTGTGTAGACATATAGCCGATCAACATATAAAAAAAAGAGTAATGCACATAGGCATAGGCATAGGCATGTCCCTTCGTTGTGAAGCTTCTTGTGCACTGTGAGAACTCTGTGACCTTTAACTCTAAAATTGTCATTTTGCGACGTCATCTTTGACCCTAATACCCTGACTAGTAGTTGTCTTGGCAGCACAAAGAGTCCTTTCTAAACTCTCGCTCGGATCATGGTCGAGTGGTGCCTCTAGGGTGCATCTTAGCCTCATCAGTTAAAAGTTAGACTTCCAAGGCTCGTTTTGTACAGTTCGTCCTCGAATATTTCCTCGAAAAAGTCCGAGCACATAAGGAGGAGCCACTTTTATGGCTGGCTTCTCACTTAAAAACGGCTTCACATTCTCTATTGTTCTAAAAATAACTCCTCTTAGTATTTGATATGGTGCCTCCGGCTCCTCTACAGAAGCTTACTACCTGCTAGAACCAAAGTCAGAGCTATGCCAAACCCTGCTAGTAGAATGTTTCAATCTTAGCATTTTATGATACATGACTTATGACTAGGGATAATGAATAGGATCGGCTAGAATAAATCTCTCTCCTGTTTTTTACTTTTACATTTTATTACAAAAATGAAAATCAATTCAAAAAGGTTGCTAATTAGAACAAACATGGGATTTATTTTTCTTTTGTGAGTAACAAATATGAGATTTAAAGGACATCAAATATCGATCCAATTCAAACAAAAACATATGGATAAATATGATTATGATCCAACAAGGGAAAACAAGAACACTGAACACTGATACATAGAATTAAAAAAATGTGACTTTATATGCTGACACAACCAACCTTATACGGAAACACTGCCAAAACATAAGCTATTCTAATTGTATTAGATGCATAGAGATGACAATAGTAGAAAAATGGGATATCCCACCAAATGGTGTGGTGCGCTAAGCTATATCATTGAACTCCCAAAACAGAATACCACATACAGAATATCCCGCTAAAATAAAGAAAGACAGAAACAATCGAAAAGAGCACATTTCTAAAACAAAATTATAAAAAATGGCCATAATATACATAAATATGAACTCGAGCGGATTAATGTACAAATCGGCATAAGTGCAGCAGAACGCAATTTACCCTCTTAATTTCCATCATAGGTATAACTGAATTTATATATTTGCTGTCTATGGATCTTAGGACTGAGTAAAGCCAAACTCTCTCCATTCTTTTTGTAACTGTCTTTCTCATCTCTTGAGAAGTCAAATATATTaaactttgattaaatatataaaaatattaatatttatggtacataattagtattactAGATGATTCTAAAAAAAAGATAGTATTACTAAATAGATCATTGAGAAgttataaatgttactaatatatTCTATAAtctactctctccgtcccaaaaATAAATATACATCTCGTTTCTTGAGGAGTCAAACTTTGATAAGTTTAACGAAGaatatagaaaatagtatcaacGTCTATATTTCtaagtaagtttattatgaaagtatacacaatgcttaatctaatgatacttattatacaTGATAAATATTAGTACATTTTTTTGTATAAATTTAGTCGAATTTAAAAAAAACTTGACTTCTCAAGAAGTTagatgtgcatttattttggGATTGAGGGAGTAGTTACGCTTAAGAAAGTTTTGACCCTTATAAATACTATAGCGATacaaggacagagggagtagactTCATAGCTTGGAGTCCAAACCTACTGGGCTAGAAAATGCAAAGCAAAACTGCAAAGAAAAAAGTCTATTTTACCTCCCTAAACTATTATCGAAGTTTAGTTTTTCTCCCTGAATTCGAAAACTAGGTAAACCACCTCTCTCAACTTTTAAAATCGTTCATTTTACATCCCTGACCCGGTTATAGGTGGTTTTCAAaaatggttttgtctttttcttttttatttattttggttgaatatttaaaaaatcataaaaaatcacaaaaaatcataaaacagaaaatccaattttttggactccacgtgagtagataTACCGgtaaatatataatatggtatgctttagtacaaagtttttgttgtagctttagatctatactTTTTTTAATTAATTCATAGTTATAGTTTCTattgtccaattgtggtgaaatttttatagtagtctaatTATTTTATGATTTAACTATATTAAAATTTTCATACTAATTTCTATTTTTACAcacttttaactattttaaaactatttaaaTAGCACAtaactaaataaatctataactctgTTATATATGATctaatgagcatgaaatttttactacagttcaatcatatAAAAATTagcccatcataaaaatttcgCCACAATTGGACTATAGAAACTGTAgctttgaattaattacagaaaagcatagatctaaaggtaCAATAAAAACTTTGTACtgaagcataccatattatatattcactgtgtataTCTACTCaggtggagtccaacaaaatttgattttccattttatgatttttctatgatttactatgttttttttttcaaaaattcagccgaaataaataaaaaacaaaaaaataaaaccgTCTTTGAAAACCACCCATATCCGGGTCATGGAGGTAAAATGAACGATTTTAAAAATTAAGAGAGGTGGTTTATCCGGTTCTAAAATTCAGGAGGAAAACTAGACTCTAAGATAGGGTAAAATAGACTTTTTCCGCAAAAGGCCGCCAAGTCTTGTTTTCTCCCATTTCCCTCGGCGCTGCCGCCCCACCACCAACCAATACAGCACAGCGGCCGCTGCCCCtgccctctgccgcgccgcccGCACACGCGCGCACGGGGCACAGACACCTTTCctctcctctccccctcttccgCCTCCGCAGCAACCCCGGCGCGGCATGGCCAgcccgtcctcctcctcgtccccgtCCCGCAAGGTAACGAACCCTAGACCCTCTCCCGATCTCCCACATCCGATCCAGCCGCGTGCGAGGTCGCCGCTCGATTTGACTGATCTTCCTGTGTTCCCCACTTTGTGTGGGTGCGCGCGTGCAGGCCCTGAGCAAGATCGCGTGCAGCCGCCTACAGAAGGAGCTCGCGGAGTGGCAGGTCAACCCGCCCGCCGGCTTCAAGCACAGGGTCACCGACAACCTCCAGAGGTGCCCCTCCTCCATCGCCGCCCTTCCTATCCCCCTTCTCACCAGTCACCAGCAATCCCTGCGGTGCGGGGTCTCTTAGATTCCCTTTCTCCGTGGCTCGGTGCTTGGCTACTGTTTTCTTCTTCGCGAGTCTAGGTTAGTCCTGCCGAAACTGCGGAGCACGTTCCGCGTCCTGATTGACCTGAGACACGACGTGTTGCGTGCGTTTTGACCTTTTGGGCGTGTAGATGTTGGTTTCTTTACTATTTCCCTCGTCTTCTCCAAGGGGTTTGCAGTAGAATTTTTCTAGTGTTTTTGTGATCCTGGGCGAAAGAAAAACTTAATGAATGGAAAAATAATGGTGGATGAAACAACAAAAAAGGTGGGTCATCGATGTAGCCGGGGCACCAGGCACGCTCTACACCGGCGAGACCTACAAGCTGCAGGTGGATTTCCCCGAGCATTATCCCATGGAGGCACCTCAGGTCAATATCTTCAGTCCCGATTGATTATTACGTGTGCATTGGGTTTTAGTGCCTTTTTTAATATTGTTTTCCTTTGTTTCAGGTTATATTTCTGCATCCAGCACCGATGCATCCACACATTTACAGCAATGGACACATCTGTTTAGGTATGATCGTTAATTTCTATTCCCTGTTGACATCTTTTTTTGAACAACTCTTGTATTTTAAGTTCACCAGCACTAGGATGCAGTTTCGTTCCATGGTGTGGTCATCATTGATGTCTTCTCTGATCTCTAGCGAACTTGGTCACGACTGACGTTAAAACCAGCCCTTTCATATCTACCATTTTGTAAAAAATTCGGCGCACTTAGGGGAAATTATGAGTCCGTCCTTTTTCGTAGGCTGGCTGTTTCATGATGTTAGTGGAACACCTTGACAGTATTCTCACATATGACATATGCGGCATGCTAAAGTACATTGCACTTGGCATGGTGCCTTGATCAGGACCGGTGATTGGTATGCATTATGCTGCACCCATTGATTTTTCCCCCTTGCTAACCACCTGGACCATTTTGTGATGTTACTGTTTTACCTAGTTTCGAATGGCCCTTCATCTGTGGAGTTATATCAGACCTGTTAGTTAAGATTAGGAATGTGACTAAGCTAGAGTTATAGGTTATCTTTGCAATTCATGTCCATTGTTTTCTTCTATGTAAGCTGTCACGTGTAATCCAATCTTGATTGACAATAATAATGGTGTACTAAAATGATGcttagtcaagacaatatatgcCAACATCAGTGGAGGTTTCCATGCAAGTAACACTTCTAGAAATCTCGATTAGAACTTTCAAGTACAAAACGATTCTATTAAAGTCCAATAATATACTATCTGGGCTTTACATCATGAACAGCATAAGCTTGTTGGAACGCTGCAcctcttagactgtctccaacaacacAACCTATACACAATACCCATTCTCTTATTTGCATCATGCACAGTAAAAGAGTCGGCACCCAAAAAATTTTGTGTCTCCAACGACCAACGCAAATCCCAGGCGACAGCGGAAAGGGCAGAGAGAGATGGCGGCCGCGTCCTTCACCGCCGCCAAGGTCCTGGCGCCGGTGGCCGCGAGATCCGGCGGCGAGAAGGCGCCCCTGCTCCCCGTCGGCGCCTCGTCCTCCTTCGCCAGCTGCGCGGCGGCGGGCCGCACCTCCCGGCCTTGTCCCCATTTTCGTGCTTGGCTTCGATCACGATTTCCCGGAGTTTGGGTCAATCCCAGGCGatgatttttggggaataggTTCGTGCTAGGTTGAATTGCATCTGTGCAAAGTTTAGGCTCGATTCCTTTTGATTTGGTTCGGttttcattgtttttctctctcgcGTTGCTGCTGTCCAGAGCACCAAGTTCTGCTGTGTTCGTTGGTTCAGGTGTGTGCACCAAGCAGCGATATTGCTCAGGTCTCCTCCGTTCTGTGTCTGCAGCACTGGTGTGCTTCAAGTGAAATCGACTCAGGGATTTTCTTGGTCGTCTCTCGCTCTATTTCTGTTCTTCGCTGGTTGGAGTCGTAGGGACATGGGGCTCTTGCAGCAGCGCTACCAGCGCCGGCGTACAGATGCTGTGCGTGCTCCCTAGAGCAGCGCTTGCCTTTTCCCCTGCTGCCCGTTGGTCCTCCTCTCTCTCTGCGTGGTGTCGATCTCTGGACCTGCTCGCGGGGAACAAGGCCGCCGCCACGCATCCGGCTGCTCCTCGCCGCGCCAGCGGCTCCCCGCAGCAGCCCTGCCTGGCCGCGCCGGCCGCGTGCGCCGCGGACCCGCCTGCCGCCGCGGGCTCGCCTCGCCGAGCCGGCCGCAGAGATTTGCGTCGTCTCTCTCTCGAGACGCTTATTTGCGTTTCGGATCGGCTGCTATGCAAAATGCGTTTTCTGTTTTCTGGATGGGTCATCTGTTGGAGCGTGATTTCGGGACCCAAAAACACTGTGAGCCATCTATTTTGCGTCTGCGTTacgttgttggagacagtcttatagAGAGTTTTTGTTACACTGTTGTCTTGTTTTCCAGCTTGGTCCACTGGCTATGCCACGAAATTTCTAGAAATATGAGTATTAATCATGATTCCATGACCATTGGTATATATCACTGGCCTCTTGAGGTTATTTTTGTAGAGCAAGTATATATTTTGTATACACCTGCATCCATTTCATGTGTTTGTGCCTCTTTTTTCAGTCTTTAATTACTTTTACCTCATGAACTTGAATTACCAATGTGATCTACCTGTTCTAGCTTAAATTATTTGAATTAGCTAGCTTGGCACAATTGAAAAATGTCTTCTGTGCTAGAATTCTTTTTTTATCCTGGGCACTGTAGAAGATGGAACTTGTAACATTTACTGTGCTTTTGTTTTTGGATGCAAGACTAATAATCCCTGATAGTTGACATCTCTATTCAATTTTTTTGCCATGAAAGAGCCATTCTAGTAACTATTGATTCCTTCACTTACCTACAGATATATTGTATGACTCATGGTCCCCAGCAATGACTGTCAGTTCTATCTGTATCAGCATATTATCTATGCTGTCCAGCTCACCAGCAAAGGTTACATATTTTCTCTACATATCCTTGTTgaatcggtggatcttgctttcTGATTGCAATACATGTACTGATTGCAGCAACGCCCAGCCGATAATGATCGCTATGTCAGGAACTGTCGCAATGGGAGGTCACCGAAGGAGACCAGGTGGTGGTTCCATGACGACACTGTGTGATGGGTGTTCCGATTGTTGTTGCCCTGTCCGCGTTTAGTTGCCAGACTACATGGGGGATGATTTAGGCTTATTTCAAACGACCCATTTGACCAGAAATTAACATGCTCTTGTGGTTTGTAAATGAATGTGCATCAGCGTCAGGTCCTGTACTTGTTGATCCTTACACCGTCGATGGTATATAGAATAATGTTTGTATCATGTCAATTTACTGAACAAATATGAAATGCAATGCAGGTCACTTTTGACTTGCAAGATTTCTGAATCCTTCTAGTTGAAACGAGGGTCATATATGCTTGGTAGTCTGCCCCAGATCAACCAGTTCTAGCTCTAGTTGTACCTCAGTCTAAAACGCTTGGTAGCGCTTCTCACAATCTTGCTAGACGTCTCGGAGCAGAGCTCGTGTGGACTCCGCGACACGGAGCTACTTGACGGCGCAGTTTGAGTAGAGGGGGTGTCTGTTCAATCGTGTAATATCTGCTGTATGAGTATTGCATAGTTCTGTAGTTATTATATCCTGGTGCTTTGATAAACCTCAGCTATATCTACACTACCAAACTACAAATCCATAGGTGAGCAACATACATGAATATTGACTCCCTCGACACGTAATTTTTACCTCTCGTGAGCAGATAACATTTCATAGCTCACCAATCTGTGAAGTAGCATTTCTTTTTGACGTGGAGCAATGCATTTCTGGCTTCCAACTAGTCCGGCAAAAGAATCACAATACACTACGCAAATAACCTCTCCAAAATGCTGCAATGATTCTACCTAGACACCTAAGTCAATTGCTCCTTTCCCAATTGTTTCTGCCATAGCTTTTACAAATTCTTCAACAAGGGAGTCCTGAAGTACAAGGAAATGGGAATGCCCCGTGCCATAGATCacggtttttttgttttctaggaGCACGAGCTGGTCTCTTATTCGGcatattcgctggttggtttataggctggtttgagctggctagtactggtttattgtgagaagaaaacactgttggctagttgaataagcctggctgaaaccaacaagcgaacattgTGATTAACTTACAAGGACATAATTACGGATTAATGCCTAACTACTATACATGATACATTCGGATATT harbors:
- the LOC136521724 gene encoding probable ubiquitin-conjugating enzyme E2 18, encoding MASPSSSSSPSRKALSKIACSRLQKELAEWQVNPPAGFKHRVTDNLQRWVIDVAGAPGTLYTGETYKLQVDFPEHYPMEAPQVIFLHPAPMHPHIYSNGHICLDILYDSWSPAMTVSSICISILSMLSSSPAKQRPADNDRYVRNCRNGRSPKETRWWFHDDTV